ATACTGATTTATTTCTTTATTTAAATCAGAAACTCTCTGTTGAAGCGTGGTAAGATAGGCAATATTCTGTTGGACAATATTTGAATACATTAACAGGGCAAATTGATCTGACTTCTCAGTGGCCATTGATTTCCTAAGTTCCATCAACTCCTTGGTTTCGCGATCAATCGTCTCAATTCTCGCATTGATATTTTTTATAGTCTGTAAGATCTCCACTCGGTTGGCAGCGATAGTTTTTTGTTCTGCTTCGATCAATTTCAAATTATTTTTAATCGTACTAATAGTGTTCTCAAGCCTTTGTTTTTGTGTGGGAATCAATTCCAGTGATTTTAAAATTACCAGAATTTCTTTTTCAATATCGTTTTTCTTTACCTCAAACTCCTGCTGAATCCGAAGTAATGAATCTTTCAACCTGGCGCGATCAATTGTGATCTGTTCCTTGTCAGAACCTATTTTTTGGATTAACTGTTCAATTACGCCTCGGCTTACTGTAATCTGATGGCTTATTTGCTCATTTTTATTCGATACAATTGATTGCAAAAAATCCTGCAAAATCTTCTTCCCCTCTACGGGATCAGGCCAGAGGAATTTTATGGTAACGATCTTTGAATCTTTTGATGAAGCAGTTGAAATCTTCGGCAACGAAGTCCCTTCTGGGACAAGCGCAAGCAAAAGGGCCTGCTGGGCGTCTCCTGCAAACAACGCTTCAATATCCTTAACCGACCAACTGCTTACAGGTTTGTTCCCCGCATCATATCCGGTGATTCCAGGGGTAAGCTGGGCCGAAATAAGATATTGGGGTGTTGCCTTCAGGCAATAGACAACAGCCAGCGCGGTGATAACCGTCACCACACCTACCATCAACCACCGTTGCCGCCAAAGGACTGCTACAAGTTCAACAAGATCGATCTCATCCTCGGAGTAGGCATCAGGAGAGTAGCCTTTCGCCGAGGGATCAACTGCCTGTTGCCTCTCTTGCTCTTTCACTTTACTTCCTTATTATGAAAATCTACCTGCCCGAAACTTCTCTTTGTCCTACTCACTGACGTCCTAAAAAACAGGTGGCAAAATAGCCGATCTCGGCAAAACCTGCTATAAAAAAATGGAACTACCCGGTTAACGGTGATCAGTTATCGATTTACGGTTAACAGTCATTGATAACAATCACTAACCGTCAACTGAAAACCGCAAACCGATAACCAGGGCAGTTACGTTGTTTCAATGAATGCGTTTCTGGATACCGGTTCAAGACTGGCATGACGATGGAGTTTTTTGACTTTCTTTCAAGATACCATGTCCGCTCTCAATATTGCTCAGTTGACGCACCAGGAAGACTATCCTCCATTGCGGGGATTGGTCTGCTCCTTGTTTGTTCTTGCCCTCCCCCCCGTGCCCTTCGGCTCCGTTCAGGGAACGGGGGGGCCTTGAGCGGAACCGAAGGACCGCTTAGTGTATCGCGGGCTAAAGTTGCTCCTACTCGAACAGGGAGTGAGATGATTAGCGGGAATCACTCATGACAATCGCACACAACATAGCCATGTTTTTTCACCAAGGCATCTCGCTCGGCAGCCTTCATATCTTCCCGCATCATCTCGGCAACAAGCTCGGAGAATGAGATACACGGCTTCCAGCCCAACTTCTCTCGGGCCTTGGTTGCATCTCCTAGCAACGATTCAACCTCGGCCGGGCGAAAATAGCCGGGATCAACCGCCACAATGCATCTGCCATGGCTGTCGTAACCTTTTTCGTCTACTCCGATACCTTTCCAGATAATGTTGATGCCGATTTCCTTGGCAGCCGCAACCACAAATTCCCGCACAGAGTAATGAACACCGGTCGCAATCACGAAATCTTCAGGATGCTCCTGCTGGAGCATCAGCCATTGCACTTCGATGTAATCCTTGGCATGTCCCCAATCCCGTTTAGCCTCAAGATTACCGAGATAGAGACAATCCTGCAGACCAAGTTTAATCCGTGCCAGGGCCCGTGTTATTTTACGAGTAACAAAGGTTTCACCACGAAAGGGGCTCTCGTGGTTGAACAAGATGCCGTTGCAAGCATAGATCCCATAAGCTTCACGATAATTTACGGTAATCCAATACGCATACAATTTGGCCACAGCATAGGGACTGCGAGGATAAAATGGGGTTGTCTCCCGCTGGGGACTCTCTTGGGCTAAGCCGTAAAGCTCAGAGGTAGATGCCTGATAGAAACGCGTCTTCTTCTCCAATCCCAGGATCCGGATTGCCTCTAGTATCCTCAATGTCCCTAACGCATCAGTGTTAGCGGTATATTCAGGCTCTTCAAAGGAAACTGCAACGTGGCTTTGGGCTGCGAGGTTATAAATTTCGGCAGGCTGAACTTGCTGGATGATACGAATAAGCACACTGGAGTCAGTCATGTCTCCATAGTGCAAGAAAAACTTACAATTTTTGACGTGATAGTCTTGATATAAATGATCTACCCGTGCGGTATTGAACAAAGAGGCACGGCGCTTAATGCCATGCACCACATAGCCCTTATTCAACAAAAATTCAGCAAGATAGGCGCCGTCCTGCCCAGTTACGCCAGTGATTAACGCAACTTTAGTTCCTTGATTAATTACTTGTGACATTTCATGATCAAAATATAACTCATGTTGACGGTTTACGGTTGACAGTTAACGGTGATTGGATCCTTTTATATGGTTAAGAACAAGCCTGACACTAAACATCATTCGATGATTTATGACCAACCATAATTCCTTTAACCATAAACCGATAACTGATTACCGTTAACCTAACCGGAAGGACTCGCAAACAAAAGCCTTACTCCCAGCTACCGATATCCGCGTCCTCTCCATCTCCACCAGATTGGCCATCGGCGCCATACGATGAGATATCGACTTCCCCATGCTCACCAGGATTCTGGTAATTATAAGGATTATCCCATGGGTCATTAGGGACCCCCTTGGCCAGATAAGGACCCTTCCATTTTTCCGAACCGTTATTGCTCACCAAGGCTTCCAGTCCCTCATGCGAGGACGGATATTTCCCGATATCAAGACGGTAGGAATCAAGACCGGCCATCAACATCTCGATCTGAGTCTTGGCCGTCTTCTGCTTAGCCATCCCGAGCTTACCAAACATCTTCGGGCCGACCAAAGAGGCAAGAAGACCTAAGATGACCATTACGATCAGTAATTCAATAAGAGAAAAACCTCCCTCCTGCGCCAAAATGGCAAATCGACCATTTTTTTTCATAGATCACACCCTGTTTTTGTTTATAAGAAAAATGGGAGATGCCAACACTCACACAAAGAGGCCTTCCGGAAAGACTCCACACTCATCAGCACAACATGCTTCTAATAAAAAACTAAATTCGTTCTCTGACATCCCCGGAGACTTGATTACTTATACCATTACTCCCTGTTTGATAACCTTTTTTTTCGATAACGGGAAACCGCACGATTATGGTCCGCTAAGGTCTTAGCAAAATAGTGGGTCCCGTCACCGTTTGCAACAAAATAGTAGTAATCCTCTGGCGATGGGCGCACGACAGCGGCAATGGCTGTCCGGCTCGGATTGCAGATAGGTCCGATCGGCAACCCGCGATTGACATAGGTATTATAGGGATTTGGGGTTTTAAGATCCCCCTTGGTCAAAGGCGATCCGAACTTGGCAAGACCATAGACAACCGTTGGATCGGCCTGCAATTTCATACCCACCCGCAAACGATTCAAAAATACCCGTGCCACTAGTGGGCGCTCATCAGGCAGGGCTGTTTCTTTTTCGATGATTGAGGCGAGAGTCAACACCTCATGGCGGCTGAACAAAAGGGAACTCGGCGCGACAGCAGGCTCGCCAGGCGCAGGGGAAGAAACCGGAAGCGCGATACGAATTATCTCCCTGCCGACACCCTCCTCGGCCAGCACCAGATCCATCCGCCTCAACATCGCGGTGATGATGGTTTGTAGACTGGTTCCCTTGGCAAAAAAATAGGTGTCGGGGAAAAGATAACCTTCTGCTGTGATCTGCTCGACTCCCGACCGTGCCAGAATCCCTGGATCAGCTGCCAAACGAAGAAAATCTTCCCGACTCCCCCACCCGCCGTCACTGATGACCTCAGCAACCTGGGCCACAGTCAAACCCTCTGGCAGGGTGATGGCATGCTGAACTACTTTCCCTGAAGTAAGGAGGTCGAGCACTGCCCGTGGAGTCATTCCGGGCGCAAAGGCATATTCTCCAGCCTTAAGTCGTCTGGATGCACCCAAAACTTTAACTAGCAAGACAAAACGAATATCGTCCTCAACCACTCCCGCCCCAGTCAAAACATGGGCAATTCCTGCCACCCCCGTACCTTTGGGAATGTCAACGATCACTGTTTCCGCGCGGGGCGGTCCGGGTTTATCTGGATAGCTCCACCACCAGAGCAATCCAGCCACTGCAAATAACAGTGCCATCAGGGCAATCGCTCTAGCGAGCCTCACCCGTCTCGAAAAGCGGGAACTATTTTCTCCCTTTCGATTATTCTCGGAAGGGGTTAGACCCTGCTCACTCAAAGGCAATAGCAAGAATCCGGTCCATGTTCTTCACCGGCACAAATTTAATCTTATCCCGCAGGTCTTTAGGGATCTCTACCAAATCCTTCTTATTCTCATCAGGAATAATGACCGTGGTGATTCCAACCCGCAATGCGGCCAGGGCCTTTTCCTTAAGTCCCCCAATCGGCAACACCCGTCCACGCAAGGTTATTTCCCCGGTCATAGCGATATCCTGCCGGACCTTTCGACCGCAAAGAGCTGAATACAAGGCCGTGGCCATGGTCACGCCTGCAGAAGGTCCGTCCTTGGGGATCGCCCCGGCAGGGACATGAATATGAATATCGACCTCTTCAAAATAGTTTTCAGATAATTTCAGACGGTCAGCCTTCGAGCGGCAGAAGCTGAGCGCCGCCTGGGCAGATTCTTTCATCACTTCACCCAATTGGCCGGTCAAGGTAATATTGCCCTTGCCCCTCAAGATCGAAACCTCGATATAGAGAATCTCTCCCCCGACCTCGGTCCAAGCCAGGCCGGTTGCCAACCCTGGCTGGTCAATCTTGTCCATCTCGTTTTCAGGCAAAAATTTCGGCGGACCAAGGTATGTAGCCAGCGTCCGTTCCGAAATGGTATAAGGACCCTTCCCCCCCTCGGCCACCTTCCGGGCCACCTTACGACATACCTTACCTATCTCTCGCTCCAGATTTCGCAAACCAGCTTCCCTGGTGTACAGGCTGATCATCTGCTCAAGGACTGAATCGGCCAAGAGAATCTGTTTGTCGGTAATCCCGTTCTCCTTGATCTGGCGGGGCAGGAGATAGCGCTTAGCGATCACCATCTTCTCCTCCATGGTATAGCCGGAGAGCCGGATAATCTCCATCCGGTCAAGAAGCGGCGAAGGGATAGTGTCCGACATATTGGCAGTGACAATGAACATAACCTTAGACAGATCAAAGGGCAGATTCAGGTAGTGATCAGAAAAATCGGAATTCTGCTCGGGATCGAGTACTTCAAGCAGCGCGGACGAGGGATCACCCCGGTAGTCGGAGCCGACCTTGTCCACCTCATCCATCATAAATACCGGATTATTGGCGCCAACCGTCTTCAGTCCCTGAATGATCCGTCCTGGCATGGCCCCGATATAGGTTCGCCGATGACCACGAATCTCGGCCTCATCGTGCATCCCACCAAGAGAGAGACGATAGAATTTCCGGCCCATGGCCCGGGCAATCGATCGCCCCAGGGAAGTCTTACCAACACCTGGCGGACCAACGAAACAGAGGATCGGACCCTTGGAGGTCTTATTTAACTTACGCACTGCCAAGTGCTCCAGGATGCGCTCTTTGACTTTCTCGAGGCCGTAGTGGTCAGCGTCAAGGATCTCTTTAGCAGTTTTCAAATCAAGCTTATCCTTGGTACCCCGCTTCCAAGGGACATCAACGATCCAATCAAGATAGGTCCGGACAATCGTGGCCTCAGACGCCTCCGGATGCATCATTTCAAAGCGTTTCAGCTGCTTATTGGCCTCATCTTTCACTGCCGGAGGCATCCGGGCCTTGTGGATCTTGACTCGCAGCTCATCTATCTCGGCAGAGCGATCATCATCGTCACCCAACTCCTTTTTCAAGGCGTGCATCTGCTCGCGGAGATAATACTCGCGCTGACTCTTGCCCATCTCCTCCCGGGCCACCGATTCAATCTTGGCCTGCAGGGTAGAGACTTCAAGTTCCTTGCGCAGAAATTCCGACACCTTCTTCAACCGTTCCACCGGGTCAAAGGTCTCGAGCACGGCTTGGGATTCAGATGTCTTCAGCCTCAGGTTGGACACAACCAGATCAGCCAAACGACCAGGTTCTTCGATATTATTGAGAATAACCATCAAATCTGATGAGGTGATCCCCTTTAAATTCAAAATTTTTTCGGTATTTTCTCGGGCCGTCCGCATCAAGGCCTCGACCTCGACCGAGATTTGCTCAAGCTCCTCATCCTTGACCACGGTAATCTTGGCAATCAAATGAGGCTCGTGCTGGATGACCTCGTCAACCTTGGCCTTGCTCAAAGCTTGAACCAAAACCTTTAACCTGCCATCAGGCAACTTCAAGGTCCGCATCACCATACAGACCATACCCACCCGAAACAGGTCATCGGCCCCGGGTTCATCCAAGGAAGCGTCCTTCTGGGTAACCAGAAGAAGTAGCTTATCCTTCATCATCGCCTCGTTGATGGCAGAAACAGAGGCTGGGCGACCGACAAAAAGAGGGATGATCATATAATTAAAGATCACCACATCACGAACTGCCATCATCGGCAATTCATCCGGAATTTCCTGTCCCTCGACATCAAAAAAATCGCTCATCCCACTGGTTAGCGAATCATTAAATTCCACCAAAAACCTCCCTGTTAATTAATCCCGTCATAGTTACGACTGCGGAGATACAATTCTTACTCGGTGTGCATGGTAAACCTATACACACCCTACCCTGTTCGACCCTGATCTTCGCCGGAGTGACAACATAAAGCTAAGATAGGCACTTTAAGTTAATGACATTCATCCCCAAATAGCTAGACAGGCAAAAATGCCATTTATCACGAATTACCACAAGTATTCGGCAAAGGAAACAAATTCTCGGCCACACTAAACATCATCATACCTCAAGTCAATAATGACAGTGAATCGTTGTAGGAAAAGTTCGACATTACATATTTTCTTGAACAAATCAAACAGGAAGGATACAGTTATTAGCCTGTATCCTCTTTTACTGAGTGCAGTATAATCTTGATGGCGTCGCAAAAAGTCCGATCTACTGCGTTGCGTGGCGGTTTTTCTCGTTCGGCATACCATATGTATGGCCTCACTCACAAAACACACCTCGCGCCTTGTATATCGCACCTTTTGCTTAGCCATCCCCGGACTTTTTGCGAGATTGTCAATCTTATAATTATCAAAGGTAGGATAAACCGTCGGTACTGTAATCCAAAGTGGCGTTGAGTTCTGGCGCCGGATTACACTCTCCGCTATCCCCGACCTTCAGAAAACTACCCTTTCAATATATTATGTTAACTACCGTTGATTTTTTTGACCTTGCCGATTTCCGTCACCAGGCCGTCTTTGACCAGGGTCCGGTCTGGAACGCCCTCAAAGGCCTAAAATCCTACATGGACTCTCTTAACTACCCCGCATGGAACAGAGAGATCCCCCTGGACCAACCTCTGCCGGCAACCCTTGTTATTATTGATGGCAAGATCATTCCAGCCAAGGGCCTGACCTTAGACCTCGGAGATGCCACCAAGGGGAAAATGACCATTTCCAAGGATGGGCAGATCCTGGCCGGGGCATCGGTACTCATGGCTGGCGCCATTCTGAGTGGGGAAAAAATCAGTCTTGGCCGCGGGGTCTTTGTTGAGGCCGGCGCTCTAATCAAATCGCCAGCCGTCATTGACGACTACACCGAAATCCGCCAAGGCGCCTACCTTCGGGGCTATTGCCTGATAGGCAAACGGTGCGTGGTCGGCCATGTCACCGAAGTCAAACACTCCATCTTTCTTAATGATGCCAAAGCCGGTCATTTTGCCTACCTAGGCGATAGCATCCTTGGCAACCACGTCAACCTTGGGGCAGGAACAAAACTGGCCAACCTCCGTTTTACCGGAGGTGAGGTGCCGGTCAAGACTCCGAACGGCACCATGGCCACCGGCTTACGAAAATTTGGAGCGATCATGGCGGACAACGTCCAGACAGGCTGCAATTCGGTTACCAATCCCGGCGCCCTGCTGGGGAAGAGGTCAATGCTTCTTCCTAACACAACCTCGCCTTCGGGCTACCATCCACCGAACTCGATCATCAAGCCGTAGCGTGAAGCTATCCAGCCCTCCAGCGTATCCACCATCTGCTCTAACTGCTCAGATAGTGATGAACACCAAAAATGAACTCCACCATCAGACCGATGGTCAAATAAATCCGCGCCATCCTATCCCAAGGCATCTTCTCTTTTGCAGACCTCTGCAAAAAATTCACCAAGATAAGGGTCGCCCCGCCTGGGATAGGGGCAACAGTAACAATCTGCAGCAGGGTTTCCACCACCGTCTTCAGCGCACTGCCTGGGAAATAACGAAGGCTGCACAGGAGATACACCCCGAGCAACACCACCAATGACACACTATTCCTACTCTTTTGAGAAACCATGAACTCTCCTATGCCGAACACTTTATCACCCCTAATTGTGCCCGCCACTATCGCCCAGGAAGATATCATTCGTCAACTCCTACTTTATTGCGATACAGTTTTTCTCTACGCCCCGGCAGAAAATAGCCATCTCGATCTGCCCACGGAACTGAATCCACTGTGCCAACAGTATGCCCCAGTCCCTTTTAACGAACTTTTGACCAATTTCGACCAACTCATCCGAGAGATGACCACCCATCGCTCAGAATACTACGGCGGCAGGCTCTCGTCACTCTCCGCCCAAACTTCAGCTGTCG
The window above is part of the Desulfobulbaceae bacterium genome. Proteins encoded here:
- the lon gene encoding endopeptidase La, coding for MSDFFDVEGQEIPDELPMMAVRDVVIFNYMIIPLFVGRPASVSAINEAMMKDKLLLLVTQKDASLDEPGADDLFRVGMVCMVMRTLKLPDGRLKVLVQALSKAKVDEVIQHEPHLIAKITVVKDEELEQISVEVEALMRTARENTEKILNLKGITSSDLMVILNNIEEPGRLADLVVSNLRLKTSESQAVLETFDPVERLKKVSEFLRKELEVSTLQAKIESVAREEMGKSQREYYLREQMHALKKELGDDDDRSAEIDELRVKIHKARMPPAVKDEANKQLKRFEMMHPEASEATIVRTYLDWIVDVPWKRGTKDKLDLKTAKEILDADHYGLEKVKERILEHLAVRKLNKTSKGPILCFVGPPGVGKTSLGRSIARAMGRKFYRLSLGGMHDEAEIRGHRRTYIGAMPGRIIQGLKTVGANNPVFMMDEVDKVGSDYRGDPSSALLEVLDPEQNSDFSDHYLNLPFDLSKVMFIVTANMSDTIPSPLLDRMEIIRLSGYTMEEKMVIAKRYLLPRQIKENGITDKQILLADSVLEQMISLYTREAGLRNLEREIGKVCRKVARKVAEGGKGPYTISERTLATYLGPPKFLPENEMDKIDQPGLATGLAWTEVGGEILYIEVSILRGKGNITLTGQLGEVMKESAQAALSFCRSKADRLKLSENYFEEVDIHIHVPAGAIPKDGPSAGVTMATALYSALCGRKVRQDIAMTGEITLRGRVLPIGGLKEKALAALRVGITTVIIPDENKKDLVEIPKDLRDKIKFVPVKNMDRILAIAFE
- the gmd gene encoding GDP-mannose 4,6-dehydratase, translating into MSQVINQGTKVALITGVTGQDGAYLAEFLLNKGYVVHGIKRRASLFNTARVDHLYQDYHVKNCKFFLHYGDMTDSSVLIRIIQQVQPAEIYNLAAQSHVAVSFEEPEYTANTDALGTLRILEAIRILGLEKKTRFYQASTSELYGLAQESPQRETTPFYPRSPYAVAKLYAYWITVNYREAYGIYACNGILFNHESPFRGETFVTRKITRALARIKLGLQDCLYLGNLEAKRDWGHAKDYIEVQWLMLQQEHPEDFVIATGVHYSVREFVVAAAKEIGINIIWKGIGVDEKGYDSHGRCIVAVDPGYFRPAEVESLLGDATKAREKLGWKPCISFSELVAEMMREDMKAAERDALVKKHGYVVCDCHE
- the gspG gene encoding type II secretion system protein GspG — translated: MKKNGRFAILAQEGGFSLIELLIVMVILGLLASLVGPKMFGKLGMAKQKTAKTQIEMLMAGLDSYRLDIGKYPSSHEGLEALVSNNGSEKWKGPYLAKGVPNDPWDNPYNYQNPGEHGEVDISSYGADGQSGGDGEDADIGSWE
- the mltG gene encoding endolytic transglycosylase MltG, whose product is MALLFAVAGLLWWWSYPDKPGPPRAETVIVDIPKGTGVAGIAHVLTGAGVVEDDIRFVLLVKVLGASRRLKAGEYAFAPGMTPRAVLDLLTSGKVVQHAITLPEGLTVAQVAEVISDGGWGSREDFLRLAADPGILARSGVEQITAEGYLFPDTYFFAKGTSLQTIITAMLRRMDLVLAEEGVGREIIRIALPVSSPAPGEPAVAPSSLLFSRHEVLTLASIIEKETALPDERPLVARVFLNRLRVGMKLQADPTVVYGLAKFGSPLTKGDLKTPNPYNTYVNRGLPIGPICNPSRTAIAAVVRPSPEDYYYFVANGDGTHYFAKTLADHNRAVSRYRKKRLSNRE